The DNA window gaaatcctacactagctcagaattgcttataataaagggctatttatttagaggtagactcgcagaacacagtcctctgcatgaacaggtaACTGGAACCacatccagcagccagaagacaAAGGGAATATACTTTacatatgatagtgtacataagtgaccccaaaaagtCTGCCAGAGAATTTcttcagctgataaataccttcagtgatgtggcaagatacaagatcaattcaagaaaaatatcagtagccctccaatacacaaatgataaagaagctgagagggaaaacagagaaacatcaactttcacaatagccacaaataacataaaatacaaaagcttctcagtttcaggaggtcccatttatttattgtctgtgctgttggtgttatatttaggaagtggtctcctgtgcccatacattgaaggctacttcccattttctcggGTGACACtaaccaaaaaagtaaaagactTATTCaacaataactttaagtctttgaaaaaaattgaagaagatacaagaaaatggaaagatctcccatgctcttaaatAAGtgggatcaacatagtaaaaatggcaatcctaccaaaagcaatctatagattcaatgcaatccccatcaaaatctcaacacaattcttttattttttattttttatttttccactcaaaaatttacacttcctcccctcctcccattcccctcccactctcccactcaccctcctcccccactccctacttgagagagggcagggaaccctgccctgtgggaagtccaaggccctcccccactacatccaggcctaggaagctatgcatccatatagactagggtcccaaaaagccagtacatgcagtaaaaacaagtcccagtgcctttttCAATGGTGTAATAGGATCCTGCAACTCAGCCTGCCGTGGGGCTGAGGGTCTGGGAACAAAGCGGTGAATGCAATgctgcaggagtttctttgttttgctgagCCTGcacccaacacaattcttcacagaccaaaAAACAATAATCAGCTTCATacggaaaacaaaaaacccaggatagccacaacaatcctatataataaaagaacttccaaaggcatcaccatccctcatcaagctctattacagagctacagtaatgtaaacagcttggtactggcataaaacaaagaagttgaccaatagaattgaatcaattaatccacacacccatgaacatCTGATTtcttgacaaaggagctaaaatcatacaatggaaaaacagaaagcatcttcaacaaatggttctggtataactggataccaacctgtagaagaatgaaaacagatccctatctatcaccatgcacaaaactcaagtccaaatggattaaagacctcaatataaatctgaccacactgaacctgacagaagagaaaatgggaagtagccttcaatgtatgggcacaggagaccacttcctaaatataacaccaacagcacagacaataaataaatgggacctcctgaaactgagaagcttttgtaaagcaaaggacacagtcaataagacaaaaaggcagcctactgaatgggaaaagattttcagcAATTCCACATTAGACAGGGACTAATctccaatatataaatatataaagaactcaagaaattagacatcaaaattctaactatcccaattgaaaaatggggtacaaaactCAACAgcgaattctcaacagaagaatctcaaatggccaaaagatacttaagaccATGTTTAAgttccttagctattagggaaatgcaaatcaaaacaactctgagacaccatctcaaatacctatcagaatggctaagataagaAACACCAGtggtagcttatgctggagagaatgtgaagGGGaccattcatccattgctggtgggaatgcaaacttgtacaaccactttggaaagcagtgtggtggtttctcagaaaactgagaatcaacctAACTCAgaacccagcaatatcactcttaggaatatacccaaaagatgctcaatcatactacaaaggcattcattcaactatgttcatagctacaatatttgtaatagccagaacctagaaacaacctagatgtgtctcagccaaagaatggataaagaaaatatggtacatctacacattagagtactactcagcagttaaaaaaagaatgacaacttgaattttgcatgcaaatggatcgaattagaaaatactatcctgagtgaggtaaactaGATCCAAAAAGTGAAtgtggtatatactcactcataagtggataccagctATAAACAAAGgctattgagcctatagtttatgatcctagagaagctaagttatgtccccctttttatttctgatcttattaatttgcttgttctctctctgccctttgattagtttgtataggggtttgtcaatcttgttgattttctccaagaaccagctttttgtttaattgattctttggattgttttctgtgtttttctttaagtgggcacttagtgctatgaactttcctcttagcactgctttcattgtgtcccataggtttgagtatgttgtgtcttggttttcattaaatttaagaaagactttaatttctttatttcttccttgacccaggggtggttcagtagttgactgttcagtttccaagagtttgtaggttttctgggggtagcattgttgttgatttctaattttagtccatggtgatccgataagacacaggtggttactaatattttttgtaactgtggaagtttgctttgttaccaagtatatggtcaattttcgaaaaggttccatgagccacagagaagaaggtatattctttcctatttgggtggaatgttctatagatgtctgttaagtccttttgGTTCAtaacctccattaagtcttttaattctctgttaggtttctgtctgattgacctgtccattggtgagagaggagtgttgaagtctccaactattactgtgtgtggtttgatggctgccttgagttctagaattgtttcttttacataagtgggagcttttatattaggggcatagatattcaggattgagacttcattctgaaggatttttcctgttatgagtataaagtgtccctttccatctcttctgattgattttagtttgaagtcaactttgttagaaattagtatggccatacccacttgtttcttaggatcatttgcttgataaaccttttcccaaccctttactctgagtaggtgtctgtctttttggttgaggtgtgtttcttgtaaacagcagaatgttggatcctgtttttgtatccaatctcttagactgtgcctttttataggtgaattgagtccattgatattaagtgatattaatgaccagtggttgttaactccgtgttttttgtagtagagtttgtgtgtttcccttcttctagttgtgctggtgaagggtcgctagatgtctgagttattgtgggcaatgttggactccttggtttgtgattttccttctattactttctgcaaggctggatttgtgggtacgtattgtttaaatctgtttttgtcctggaatatcttgttttctccatcgatggtgaatgcaagctttgctgggtataatagtctaggcttgcatccatgttcccttagtgtctgtagcacatctatccaagctcttctggctttcatggtttccattgagaaatcaggtgtaattctgataggtttccctttatatgttacttgacctttttcctttgcagctcttaatatctgttctttattctgtatgttttgtgttttgattattatatggtgtggggatgctttcttttgatcaagtctatttggtgttctgtaggcttcttgtaccttcataggaacatccttctttaggttggggaaattttcttctataattttgttgaatatgttttctgggcctttgagttgtaattcttctccttcttctaccccaattattcttagatttggtcttttcatggtgtcccagatttcctggatgttttgtgttaagaatttgttagatttgttttgttctttaatctgtgagtttatttcctctatagtatcttcagaatccgagattctttcttccatctcttgtattctgttggtaatacttgtctctgtagtttctgttcgtttactcagaatttccatttccagtcttccctcagattgtgttttcttcattacctccatttcatttatcaggtcttgttctgtttcccttacctgtttgattgctttttcttgtttttcttgggtatctttgagagatttatttatttcgtttaCCTTTTTGtattgtcatctccatttctttatgtcagttttttacctcctgtttaaggtcctctattattttcataaagtactgtttatggtcaatttcttctattttttctggagaatagggtgttcaattcttgttgtttcgggatgcctggattctggtgatatcatgttacctttcgggttgttggaggagttcttgcattggcgcatgcccatctcttccttcaaatggagctaggagagacttggtgacttggtccaatctttgctctgactgaatctgggtgaatctcctcagtgccggagcaggagctattccttgcgtcacaatctgaaggagccagcacttccttgccggaatcctcagacctgcctggaggacagcctctcacccctctgagtaggtggccttggtacaggagcaggacacttgaatacactagggaaggctgtccagatgggactccacagcactgaatcagggattcctggtagccgagggacgcctcccagatgtgtcttctggtattaagatctggtatctttgctggccagggagttcggagagggcctaccttgctgcaggcaggctattgaaacaaagaaactccaacctgctggttgcactccctacgcagtcccagcaccctgatcgggctgagctggagatgttatgaacccaaagaggggaggaagaagggacagtttttctgggtgcaggctgggtggggtaggaagtgagaggcagtagccagggagactagCCCCAGTGGAGGACTAGGAAGTGTagggggtcagggagtggctgtgctctgtctccaCTGGATGATGTCTTATCCGATCCGAGGAAAATCTTGTTTATCTTGGATGGATTTGACCACCTGAAATTGACTTGGAACTCTGGACAGACTTGTGTACTGACTGGTGGAAGACACTGCCAACACAAATTGTCTTGAGTAGTTTGCTACAGAAAGTAATGCTCCCAGAATCCTCTCTGCTGCTTGAATTGGGAAACCCAAGTATACCCAAAATCTATCCCTTGCTACAGTATCCAAGGGAGATAACTATAGGAGGACTCAGTGAAGAGTCTAGAAGGTTCTACTGTGTGTGCTTTTTCAATGACGTTGATAAAAGCTCAGAAGTCTTTGATTATTTACAGAGCATGCAAGCATTGCTCACTTTATGTGTTAGTCCCTATATCTGCTGGATGTTCTGTAGTACCGTGAAGTGGCAGTGTGACAGGGGAGAGGAAATGAACTTCTTTTGCCCATCAGATTCGAGTATGTACACAAAATTTATGGTGAGCTCCTTCAGATCAGTGTATGACAACTGTCCAGCTAAACAGAACAGAGCCCGACTAAAGACTCTGTGTACCTTGGCTGCAGAGGGAATGTGGAAACGGGTATTTGTGTTTAAGTCTGAGGATCTCAGGAGAAATGGGATATCTGAATCTGAGCAGACATCATGGCTGAAAATGAATTTTCTCCTTTATCAAGGTGATTGCTTCATGTTTTACCATCCGCTGCTACAGTCGTATTTTGCTGCCCTGTTCTATTACCTCAGACGAGACAAAGAGACACCTCATCCCATCATTGGAAGCCTACCCCAATTCCTAAGAGAAGTGTATGCTCATGGCCAAACCCAATGGCTCCGGACAGGGATGTTTGTGTTTGGAATTGCCGCTGAAGAAGTCACTGCCATGCTGAACCCACACTTTGGTTTGATGCCatccagagagatgagagaggttaTCTTCAAATGCCTTAGAAGTTTGAGTCAAGGAGAGCGCAGTAAGACACTGAGTGACCAGAGTTTGATCGATAGCCTAATTGAcatccagaaagaaaaatttgaaaccCAAGTGATGGATCTGTTCGAAGAACTGACTGTTGATATTAGTGATGCTAATAAAATGACATTGGTTGAATACAGTCTGCTGAaatctctaaaattaaaaaacttcATATGCATATACAACAGAGAGTTTTTTCAGAAATCTATAACCCAGAAGATGGTGGCGTAGAAGACTTTAGACAACACGAGAAGTGAGTACATCTCTGAACCCGGTCTTCAGTTCTTCCAGGTTTGCCGCCGTGTCAACTGTGTTATTTTATAGGTCTGTTTGTGTGCGTGCTGTCAGAGGAAGGTATGGGGTGCCTTTCTCCATTGTCCTCCACCTTAATCccctgagacagtctctcaccaAACCCGAAGCTAACCGTCTTGAGTAGGCTAACTGGCCACCAAGACACCCGGATctacctgtttctcttttctagtGCGGGGCAACAGCCTCAtgcaaccatgcccagcttatgtTGGTGCTGttgatctgaacccaggtcttcacatGTGTACAGCCCACACCCCTACCCACCAGTCCTCTCCAGAACAGAGTTTCtaagttcttttatgtctatgCTTGAGTGTTTAGATGGCTTGGTCAGGAAGGCATACTGTTGAGTCTTGGCACTGCCGTTTGGAGCTATGTGGCCCCAAACAGCCAAGTCTTGAGTTCCTTCATTTATACCGAGAACAAATTTGTCACAAGGCCAGTGTGAGATGGAAATGTGAGCAGCTTCTTTGTAGCGTCTGCCTCTTTCCTGTCATCCGTAGTATGTTTAGTGTCCTGGTGACTGCACTggagaggattctgggaactgtGTCTGGTTTAAGCCTGTGCTCATGCTTCATTGCTCTGGTTGACCTGTCTTGCAATGGCCTTAGGCTGCTAGCTCACACTTGATCTTTTAAATGTGTAACATCTTTCATGATGATATTATTGGATGCAGTTTCCTATTCCCTCAGGAGTCCCAAATATCTGCCCGAATTCACATAGATATCATGTTTTCtcaatgaaaatggaaacactaAAGAACAGTTTTAAGCTGGATGTCTTCAGAAGATATGCATAGGTATTAGTAATGAGTCTCCCAAAGACTCAGTTTTGTTCATCTCACCTCACGCCATGATTcttatttataacttttattCCACATGTTTGTTTGCAATTTTATACCTATATATTGTGCGTTCTAGTTACTGATACCTTCTACTCTGTTCTGTTCCTCTTCCACCCCATGACCCCAACTTCTTTTTGAGTCCTTTCTCATGTTGAAATCTTTTTGCTTTGTCCATTATTGAGTTTAACTGGGGCTATCAATGTGCCCAGGGGTTTAGAGCTGAGCATTAGACCCCAGCAGGCTGACTTGTGATTACAAAACTCGAGATGCCGGttgatggtggtgcacaactttaatcccagtgctcaggaggcagaggcaggcagatctctgtgagtttgaggtcagcctggtctacaaaagctagctccagaacaggctccaaaactacagagaaaccctgtctggaaaacaaacaacaacaaaaactggagATGACTGCTCCTCCCCCAGAGCCAACCTGTTGTCAATATTCCAGCAGGGAAGGCTAGGACTGTGCAAGCCTCTCCCCAGTTGATGATTGACAGGAACAGGCCTGGTCTTTTGCAGGCAGTGGAGGGATCCATAGCTCTAACAGGATTGACTGCAATGGCCATACaatgcccagaagagggcattttcTCACCCACATTGTtcactctctcctctgtctcttgtctgctcctttttctcttttgtaaaaatgttttcatttttattactgtgtatgagtgcttggcctgcctgtatgtctgtgtaccatgtgtaccTTCTCAGATGGTTGGGACTCATCTTCCCATCTTAGGAGTGTCTTGATTGCATTTAGCCACCAGAGAATAATGATGTGTTATCTCATTGCATAATTGCaaacaaatattggggttcattGTTCAGAATTTTCTGGAACTTACAAGTGTTGGATCTGGACAGCTGTAATTTCAATGAAACTGCAATTCAGCATCTTTGTGAATCATTGTCTCCAAGTCCTCGTATACCTCTGAGCATGTTTAAGCTCCAACACTTGTCGTAAGTTTGAAAGTCACCCATCCTTTCCATAGATAgaatttccctctctgccttgATAAGACTAATTCATGAATAAATTCAGAACTAAAATCCAAAGTAGAAAATACAATAGTACCAAGAGTCACATATTTGAAGTTCTctgttacacacatacatgtgacttACAGGTGGTTTGTAAATGTCTATACAActagtatgtgtgcatgcacatctagtatatatgtgtgtgtgtgtgtgaatatacatctagtatatatgtgcacatgtgtgtgcatgtgcatctagtatatatgtgcatatgtgtgtgcatgtacatctagtatatatgtgcacatgtgtgtgcaggtacatctagtatatatgtgcatatgtgtgtgcatgtacatctagtatatatgtgcacatgtgtgtgcatgtacatctagtatatatgtgcatatgtatatgcatgtacatctagtatacatgttcatgtgtgtatgcatgtacatctagtatatatgtgcatgtgtgtatgcatgtacatctagtatatatgtgcacatgtgtgtgcatgtacatctagtatatatgtgcgtgtgtgtatgcatgtacatctagtatatatgtgcatgtgtgtgcatgtacatctagtatatatgtgcatgtgtgtatgtatgcatgtacacagagAGCAGGAATTGACTACGTTCTAGAGAATGCATGAATGTTAATTAAAAGTCCACTTTTTAACATTACTgtgattgcatgtatgtatgtgcatctgaAATGGGCCTCTGGAGTCAGAATTAGACTAAATCATGACCTGCctgacacaggtgctgggaacagaactccagtcctctgcaagaatggtgtgtgctcttaaccaccccGCTAGCTGTCCTGCCCAATGATAACGTCTTAGTCATCATGCTGACATCTATTTCTTATGAGGAAACAGGGCCAGGCATGAGTTTGACTACATTTTCCCAACCctgaaaagaaatatatacaaaaagaaaaaaagtcatgtgaCTCTGAGCCCCAGTCTATGCCCTAAGAAACACTGGTACCTACTAAACTGagctgtggtggtacacaccttcaaacccagtacttgggagtcagaggcaggcagatctcagaatttgaggccagtctggtctacagagtgagattcaggacatccaaggttacacagagaaaccctgtcttaatcaacaacaaaaatactagtAAATAAGAAGAAATGGGCCCTTCCTTGGGACGCACAGCAGGGAACATTGAATGAATACAATCGTCTGTTTATACATAAGGAGTTACGCTGGTTTGCTTTTTGCTGCTgggataaataccatgaccaaaagcagcctagaggaggaaagggtttattgcatGTTACCACTGCCAGGTCATCATCCACCAACAAGGGAAGTcgggcaggaacctgcaggtaggaactgaagcagagaccatggaggaatgctgctcccTGGCTTATCTCCCCCCGACCTGCTCAACACTCTTCCTAGTCACATCAGACCTACCTGCCCAGGGGTAATGCTGCTCACAGCGGCGTTTCTCCACCAATCAcctattgagaaaatgctccacaCACATGGCAATCTGAtgaggcatatatatatatatatatacacatatttacaacATATATATGACAAAtaatgaacctctgaaactgaagatTTTTCATGTTGCTGTTAGTCACTGTTACACTTGCTGTGAATTACAATAAAGAAGTCAGTCCTATTTGAacaatatttcaattttaataatcTTAATCAGTAGTTCTCAACATATGGATCATAACTCCAAAAGGGATTTCATATTATATATGctgcttttcaaatatttacattccaattcataacagtagcaaaattacagctatgaagtagcaatgaaaactgTATTGTTGGGAAATCACAACATGAGCTGCATTAAAGAGCATTGGgtaagttgagaaccactgaataattagacttttttccttttcagaaaccATGTATTTTACGGATATGTGTATACCAGGTGTGTGTACTTGTACCATGTGGGTATGGAAGCCCTCGAAGGTCAAggcagcatcagatcccctggaactatagttacatacgattataagccaccatgtgggtgcaaggAATTGGacacgggtcctctgcaagagcagagagtACTCTTCAtctctgcgccatctctccagtccttactGTTTTCAGAAACTAGAAGAAAAATCTTACTAATTCAGTCGAGCATTCCTAATAGACACAACTGACTTCCCCATCCTAATAATTCAGCTTCAATTTGACTCTGCTACATTTAATGCAGTGTAGACTTCTTCCTTAGCCTAGTGGAATCCCGAGTCTTCAttttctgcctactctctctgtgcatctgtttggattttcctgCCTTGCTGTGCTCTGCCCTTCTtgtaagccaaagcagctttattcattaagcaatggttcacagcatacggagggaatcccacatcagttgacGCTGTGTGTTCCTTAGGACTGGAGACATAAAGCTCAGGCCAGCATACATGTCTCTGTGCGGACCCCTGCAACACCCACACATTCACCGGGCAGACAGTGACGATACATTGCTGTTGTGTTATGAGCACCTTGCTTGCAATTCAGTTCCGGAAACTAGGGACAGGAATGTCTGCTCTAGATTCCGTTGGGTTTTGAAAAACGTATTTTTCTCAGAGTTCTGTGATGTGAGCTGCTAGGCCACCCAAAGGGACAGAATTCTAATCTTCATTCCATTGCTGCGAAAAAACACCAACCTAAAGCAATATGGGGACAGGAGGGTTTATGGGGCTTGCAGGTCCATTATcttgggaatctgaggcaggaactgaagtagagaccatggaggaatgatgcTTATGGACTAGCTCCCTGTCACCTCctcagactgattttttttcatacaacccAGTCACTTGCCCAAGGACACCACCACCTTGAGTGGGCTGGGCGCTCCTACAGGACAGTctgatggaggcgttttctcaattgagatttcctGATCCCAGATGACTAACTTGTATCCAGatgaccaaagaaacaaaacaaaaacaagcacagatttttttaagtatGAGTAGCTAACACTCAGAGTTCTTGGAAGGTTTATTTACAGTCTTCCAACCAGACAATCAGGCCGTGATGGtgcagtcctttaatcccagcagtaaggaggcagaggcaggaggatctttgagttcaaggccaatctgtctacagagctagttccagcacagccaggactgcactGAGAACCCTGTCTGGGAGTGAGTGGGGAATCAATCAGCAGTATTCTGACCAGGGGAAGAGACCAGGATCGAGCCTTGCCATCTTCTCCTGATAGACCATGTCAAACGCTTCACTCTGGGCCACAGTGAAGACATTCTTCCAGTCGCCACATGTACCTGTCAGACACAGAAGGGAAAGCAGCAGGGAAAAGCGTGAGCACCGCATGTGAGCAGCCAAGCCTGTCTCCCTCTGGCCTCATCGATGCAGCTGGTGTCTCAAGACCAAAAGGAGTCATCCTACAACTTTCTGCCCTGTCCCCCCACTGCGCTGTCAGAACCACGTGACTTgcaaagatctgagttcagtggCTGTGAGTGCCTGAAATGTCACTAGGAAAATCCTAGTCTTGAAATTTTGAAGGACAAACTGAGGAAGTTCTCACAACTGAACCTCAGTCTACCCCTCCATGTGGAAAAAATGTCAACCATGTGGTAGAGTTGCAGGCTACAGAACTGGCACCAAAGTGTGTGTCCTTCAACTATTTTTCCAACCAAGGTTGTATTCTagttaaggaaatgttcacaCAGCGCTATGATCAGAAGGATCTCCACTAGGAAAATGGTGTGCTCTACATCACTTTTTTCCATGTGGGATTTTTGTAATCCATTTCCACTGAAATGCATAGATAGTCTTCTGCCACAAACATCTCCCAATACTACTACCTTTAGTCAAATATGAATGATCAAGTCCTAGGGCCCTGGATCCCTGAACACCAGCAACATATTCTCTGCCTCTCCAATTGTCTCCTATTTCATGAATGTTACAAAGATATAGCATGCACAGATTTATGTTGTCGACTTTTGTCGCTCAGCATAAAGCCCCTGGAATCCATCCAAGTTGCTACATGTGTGAATAGATTCTATTACTGATGAACGATCATTCTGTCATATAGACACACAGATGTTTGCAGGGTTGTCTGTTGTAATCACAGCACCCTCTGAACTGGACAGTCTTGTTACTGCTACTGTATCTCTGGTTTCTTACGGACGTGGACAATGTCCCTGTGGCTGAGTGGTCTAACTGTATAGACCTATCCGCTGCACAGGCAGAGGCAACAGGACACAGGCACCTCTCATTCCTCCTCTGGTGAACTCTCAGTAATGGATCTGTGGGCAGCGACTGTTCTCAGAGAATATGATGGGATAGGACTCTACCTTCCAAGCACATCTGTTTCCATGTCTCACGCTTTAGCAAACGCTGGGAACCTACCCATTTCTACAGTACAACTGTGACCCGCTATCCTGTCTCACCCTTTCTCAGCAATGGTATATTGTGGACTTTGTCATCTTCCGGATTTCTGAGCATTATACTGTTGGACATCGTGTTCTCTTTCATGGCGGAGAAGGACACGTGCTGGACAGCAGAATCGAGTTGCTCTGGACTCAGAGGTTTGCCCAGAAATTGACACAATTTTTGCATGTTGCCCCTGAGGTCCTGTGGGTGGAAGAGGAGTGATCAGGAGAGAGTGGATACAGCACTGAAGGAGATGGAGTGATGGGGAGAGAGTGGATACAGCACTGACGGAGACGGAGCCCTTGAGTGCTCATCAAGGTGAACACTTCCTTAGTGTGTGACTTGCTATTTTTTCCAACATCCTACAtcacatgtgtatttatatataatatatactaatgtgcataaatacatatttataaatttatagtgtatatttatattgtttacaaattatataatatgtgtatactATATAATATGTACAGTACTGTGAAAATATAAGTTtataataaatgtatgtataaatttacaatatattatatatatacattatatatatatttatatatatatgaagcatGTACACTCAGTGCCCACTGAGGACAGATAATGACATTGGATCCCTTTGAGTTGGCATTGaaggtggctgggagccaccatgtggatactgggtaTCAAATCCAGGTATTCTTAAAATGCAGTATATCCTCTTaacaccactgagccattgctccagccccaccATCCCCAATTTTCATAACCTTTCTTACATTGTGAAGGGGTGAAGGAGTCATGAAAAGAAAACCCATTCCTTTGTCAAGTCTGCCTGCCAGTCATGAGCTCGggaaaaatggtgtgtgtgtgtgtgtgtgtgtgtgtgtgtgtgtgtgtttgcatttgtgtatgtttgtgttttaggtgttcacagaagccagaagagggtgtcagatt is part of the Arvicola amphibius chromosome 8, mArvAmp1.2, whole genome shotgun sequence genome and encodes:
- the Nlrp9 gene encoding NACHT, LRR and PYD domains-containing protein 9, with product MQMPGWIVQTLLQLISVAICNAELPPVGNGYFNKYGGVDDEDGDGEDVRDENDDGGYNGGVVVAVMTSSATAGDEQLKCRGSGSGCALSPLDDVLSDPRKILFILDGFDHLKLTWNSGQTCSMQALLTLCVSPYICWMFCSTVKWQCDRGEEMNFFCPSDSSMYTKFMVSSFRSVYDNCPAKQNRARLKTLCTLAAEGMWKRVFVFKSEDLRRNGISESEQTSWLKMNFLLYQGDCFMFYHPLLQSYFAALFYYLRRDKETPHPIIGSLPQFLREVYAHGQTQWLRTGMFVFGIAAEEVTAMLNPHFGLMPSREMREVIFKCLRSLSQGERSKTLSDQSLIDSLIDIQKEKFETQVMDLFEELTVDISDANKMTLVEYSLLKSLKLKNFICIYNREFFQKSITQKMVA